From one uncultured Bacteroides sp. genomic stretch:
- a CDS encoding CinA family protein — translation MIAEKISSETDCLGNLSLPIEVIVGDLLKKKSLSLATAESCTGGNIAAKLTAVPGCSDYFKGSVVAYSNEVKISLLNVSGETLENKGAVSEETVIEMVKGAMKALNTNCAVATSGIAGPGGGTIEKPVGTVWIAAAYQDDIITLKQTVDKGRKLNIENACNNALLMLHKLIK, via the coding sequence ATGATTGCCGAGAAAATATCTAGTGAGACTGATTGCTTGGGAAATCTTTCTCTTCCTATTGAAGTTATAGTAGGTGATTTGCTGAAAAAGAAAAGCCTATCTCTTGCTACAGCCGAAAGCTGTACAGGAGGAAATATTGCTGCTAAGCTAACGGCTGTTCCTGGATGCTCTGACTACTTTAAAGGAAGTGTCGTGGCATATTCTAATGAGGTGAAAATTTCCTTATTGAATGTTTCCGGGGAAACGCTTGAAAATAAAGGTGCTGTTAGTGAAGAAACCGTGATTGAAATGGTAAAAGGTGCGATGAAAGCGCTGAATACTAATTGTGCCGTGGCCACTTCGGGCATTGCGGGTCCGGGAGGAGGGACGATAGAAAAGCCTGTTGGTACAGTCTGGATTGCTGCAGCATATCAAGATGATATTATTACTTTGAAACAGACTGTAGATAAAGGGAGAAAGTTAAATATTGAAAATGCATGTAATAATGCTCTTTTGATGCTTCACAAACTAATTAAATGA
- the rpmB gene encoding 50S ribosomal protein L28 — translation MSKICQITGKKAMIGNNVSHSKARTKRTFDVNLFKKKFYYVEQDCWISLSLSAAGLRMINKKGLDAALSDAVTKGYCDWKSIKVIG, via the coding sequence ATGTCGAAAATTTGTCAAATTACAGGGAAAAAAGCCATGATTGGCAACAATGTTTCACACTCCAAGGCTAGGACAAAAAGGACCTTTGATGTGAACTTGTTTAAGAAAAAGTTCTATTATGTAGAACAGGATTGCTGGATCAGCTTAAGTCTTAGTGCGGCTGGTTTGCGTATGATTAATAAGAAGGGATTAGATGCTGCCTTAAGTGATGCAGTGACTAAAGGGTATTGTGATTGGAAGAGCATTAAAGTAATAGGTTAA
- the rpmG gene encoding 50S ribosomal protein L33, whose product MAKKAKGNRVQVILECTEHKESGIPGTSRYITTKNRKNTTERLELKKYNPILKRVTVHKEIK is encoded by the coding sequence ATGGCAAAGAAGGCAAAGGGTAATAGAGTACAGGTAATTCTTGAGTGCACTGAACACAAAGAAAGTGGCATTCCTGGAACATCTCGTTATATTACTACTAAAAACAGAAAAAATACAACTGAAAGACTTGAGTTGAAAAAATATAACCCAATTCTTAAGAGAGTAACAGTTCATAAAGAAATTAAATAA
- a CDS encoding DUF4295 domain-containing protein, whose translation MAKKTVASLHEGSKEGRSYTKVIKMVKSPKTGAYMFDEQMVPNEKVQDFFKK comes from the coding sequence ATGGCAAAGAAAACTGTAGCAAGTTTGCACGAAGGAAGTAAAGAAGGTCGTTCTTATACTAAGGTTATCAAAATGGTGAAATCTCCTAAAACTGGAGCTTACATGTTTGATGAGCAAATGGTACCTAACGAAAAAGTTCAAGACTTTTTTAAGAAATAA
- the ftsY gene encoding signal recognition particle-docking protein FtsY: MGLFDFFSKEKKDTLDKGLLKTKETVFSKITRAIAGKSKIDDEVLDNLEEILITSDVGVETTLNIIKRIEKRAASDKYVNAQELNSILREEIAVLLTENNSDDAEGFYVPTTEKPYVIMVVGVNGVGKTTTIGKLAYQFKKAGKSVYLGAADTFRAAAVEQLVVWGERVGVPVIKQKMGADPASVAYDAVSSAIANNADVVIIDTAGRLHNKVGLMNELTKIKNVMKKVAINAPNEVLLVLDGSTGQNAFEQAKQFTLATEVTAMAITKLDGTAKGGVVIGISDQFKIPVKYIGLGEGIEDLQVFQKKEFVDSLFGGDK; encoded by the coding sequence ATGGGACTTTTTGATTTTTTCTCAAAGGAAAAGAAAGATACGCTAGATAAGGGGTTATTGAAGACCAAAGAAACTGTCTTCAGTAAGATAACCCGTGCTATTGCAGGTAAATCTAAAATTGACGATGAAGTTTTGGATAATCTGGAAGAGATTCTTATCACATCTGACGTTGGAGTTGAAACAACACTCAATATTATTAAACGTATAGAAAAAAGAGCTGCTTCTGATAAATATGTAAATGCGCAAGAACTAAACTCCATTTTACGTGAGGAAATTGCCGTGTTGCTAACGGAGAATAATTCAGATGATGCCGAAGGTTTTTATGTGCCGACTACAGAAAAGCCATACGTAATTATGGTGGTAGGAGTTAATGGTGTAGGCAAAACAACAACAATAGGTAAATTAGCTTATCAGTTTAAAAAGGCAGGTAAATCAGTATATCTTGGTGCGGCAGATACATTCAGAGCTGCTGCCGTTGAACAATTAGTTGTTTGGGGAGAAAGAGTAGGGGTGCCTGTTATTAAGCAAAAAATGGGTGCTGACCCGGCATCGGTGGCTTATGATGCGGTAAGTTCGGCTATTGCAAATAATGCAGATGTAGTAATTATCGATACTGCTGGGCGCTTACACAATAAAGTGGGACTGATGAATGAGCTTACGAAGATTAAAAATGTGATGAAGAAGGTTGCAATCAATGCGCCCAATGAAGTGCTTTTGGTGCTGGATGGATCTACAGGCCAAAACGCATTTGAACAAGCAAAGCAATTTACTTTGGCTACCGAAGTAACTGCTATGGCTATTACTAAACTGGATGGTACTGCAAAGGGAGGCGTTGTTATTGGCATTTCAGACCAATTTAAAATACCCGTAAAATATATCGGATTGGGAGAAGGAATAGAAGACCTGCAGGTTTTCCAAAAAAAAGAATTTGTTGATTCGTTGTTCGGAGGAGATAAATGA
- the rimO gene encoding 30S ribosomal protein S12 methylthiotransferase RimO, which translates to MKRKTIDIITLGCSKNLVDSEQLIRQLKGSGYDVTHDAQTPKGEIAVINTCGFIGDAKEESINMILEFAQAKEEGRLKKLFVMGCLSERYLKELAFEIPQVDKFYGKFNWKDLLHDLGKAYHEEYSIERTLTTPKHYAYLKISEGCDRKCSYCAIPIITGRHVSRPIEEILEEVRFLVGQGVKEFQVIAQELTYYGIDLYKKQMISELIERMADEPGVEWIRLHYAYPAHFPTDLFRVMRERSNVCKYMDIALQHISDNILTLMNRHVTKEETYHLIEQFRKEVPGIHLRTTLMVGYPGETEEDFEELKDFVRKTRFDRMGAFAYSEEEGTFSAENHLDSISYELKQARLDELMNIQQNISAELSAMKIGKIMKVIIDRIEGDYYIGRSEFDSPEIDPEVLIKRSEGALSIGHFYEVEIIDADDFDLYAKKK; encoded by the coding sequence ATGAAAAGAAAGACAATTGATATAATAACTTTAGGATGTTCAAAAAATTTAGTCGATTCAGAACAACTTATACGGCAACTCAAAGGTTCCGGATATGATGTAACTCATGATGCGCAAACACCTAAAGGAGAGATTGCTGTAATTAATACCTGTGGCTTTATTGGAGATGCGAAAGAAGAGTCTATCAATATGATCCTGGAATTTGCACAAGCAAAAGAAGAAGGGCGATTAAAAAAGCTATTTGTCATGGGGTGCCTTTCTGAACGTTATTTGAAAGAACTAGCTTTTGAAATACCTCAGGTAGATAAGTTTTACGGGAAATTTAATTGGAAAGATTTACTTCATGATTTGGGTAAAGCATATCACGAGGAGTATAGCATTGAACGTACTCTGACTACTCCCAAACATTATGCTTATTTAAAAATATCAGAAGGATGCGATAGAAAATGTTCTTATTGCGCTATCCCCATTATAACAGGTAGACATGTGTCGCGTCCGATAGAAGAAATTTTAGAGGAGGTGAGGTTTCTTGTAGGTCAAGGAGTGAAAGAATTTCAGGTAATAGCTCAGGAGCTGACTTATTACGGCATTGATTTGTATAAGAAGCAAATGATTTCTGAATTAATAGAACGAATGGCTGATGAGCCAGGTGTTGAATGGATTCGTCTTCATTATGCTTATCCGGCGCATTTCCCCACTGATTTGTTTCGAGTAATGCGCGAGCGTAGTAATGTGTGCAAATACATGGATATTGCTTTGCAGCATATTAGCGATAATATTCTGACCTTGATGAATCGTCATGTGACTAAAGAGGAAACTTATCATCTTATAGAACAGTTTCGTAAAGAAGTGCCGGGCATTCACTTACGTACTACGTTAATGGTAGGATATCCGGGCGAAACGGAAGAAGATTTTGAAGAATTGAAAGACTTTGTTCGAAAAACCCGTTTTGATAGAATGGGGGCCTTTGCTTATTCTGAAGAAGAAGGAACTTTTTCTGCTGAGAATCATTTGGACTCAATATCGTATGAATTGAAACAGGCTCGTTTAGATGAACTGATGAATATTCAGCAAAACATTTCTGCTGAGCTGAGCGCGATGAAAATAGGCAAAATAATGAAAGTCATCATTGACCGGATAGAGGGAGATTATTATATTGGACGTTCTGAATTTGATTCTCCTGAAATAGATCCGGAGGTGCTTATAAAACGATCGGAAGGAGCCTTGTCAATCGGGCATTTTTATGAAGTTGAAATTATTGATGCGGATGATTTTGATCTGTACGCAAAGAAAAAGTAG
- a CDS encoding HU family DNA-binding protein, which yields MNNKDFTSELSKRLGYTIKDTSELMTDVLSVLTQQLQEGNAISVQGFGAFELKKKAERISINPVTKQRMLVPPKLVLTFKPSQILKEKFK from the coding sequence TTGAATAATAAAGATTTTACTTCTGAACTGTCAAAAAGGCTTGGATATACGATTAAGGATACTTCTGAGCTTATGACTGATGTATTGTCTGTATTAACTCAGCAATTACAAGAAGGGAATGCTATATCTGTTCAAGGATTTGGAGCTTTTGAATTGAAGAAAAAGGCAGAGCGTATATCTATTAATCCTGTAACTAAACAGCGTATGCTTGTTCCTCCGAAGCTCGTTCTTACATTTAAGCCTAGTCAAATATTAAAAGAAAAGTTTAAATAA